GAATTTGTCAGCGATTCATATCCAACGAGTTATAGAGGCTTCATGGCAGTATATGCAGGTATTGCAGTCTAAATGGTTTCCTCTTACTTAAGTTTATTTAGCTTTCTTGTATTGCAATGTACTATGTTTTTATGCTATATTTGTTATTTAGCTTTATATCATTTTatcttattttaaattatatgagtatgctggcagtctagtgtgctgtgagaaatcAACTCTAACAATTATATGTTCAGTTattatgtgcagtatgtgctaCGCAGTATGTATATGAACTATTATATGTAGAAAGTGATTGATTGACACAGGTGTTGGAGTGTTGGTCCAACATATCACATGTTGTTAGTTTGATTCTCATACAAAGCAACTTTTTATGTCAACTTATCACCATATCTTTACACAAATGGATAAACACTCGGCTGATTAGAGTAAAGATCATATTATAGTTTCGtattatattatgctatataCTATATTGTATTATGTTTTATTCTTTGATATTCTATTAGAGTATCATAATTTTCTTGATAGGAATAAAAGCGGACAACACTACTGAATGCGTTGACCTAGAAAATATGGGGGAGCCTATGAGCTTGCCAACGGATGATGAACCTAAGCAATCATCCCCTGACTCAGACAAAGAAGCCGTGTAAGGCTCATCAGCCTCCACTGAGCTCCTGACAAGTTAAACATAATATTAGCTACCCGATTACATCTGCTCGTCATAGAGATCTGCATTAACTAAAATATAAGACTGGAACTCAGTCTGAGGCTGACCTTCTACTGCTCGACATGACACTAATGAAAATATTGATTTTCACTCCTTGCAAAACTCTGATATATTACTTAAGAATTTAATACAGAAAGTATAACCACGCTTTGACAAACATATCAAGCTAACAGGCTTAATTTAGTTTGAACTTTTGCTGGTACAGTGGGCCAAAATGGTGGAAACTTTCTAAACTTCTAACAATTTATACATTAGAAATATTTCCCATCAGTAAAAGAGTTGGCCTAATTGTCTTTCATTGCGCAATATCTAACAAAATGTTATAAGTGCTAagttttttattgctattaataaaaataaattgtgaaGCTATTTTCCTCAACTAAGTTGTATTTTCTACAATCTTATTGTGAATCTTCCCATCTTGACCAACAGCAATACTATTAGCTTTAATGTACTTTTCCCAGAAGTCTCTGATGACTTTGTAGTCACAAAGTTATGGGTACTGACATTCTACATGGTTTTACATTATTTATAATGTGCGAGTAAGCATTACTTCAACTCACATACAGGTGATTGCCCCTTAATTTAAAACAGCTGTTTGCGGCATGAAACCACATTGTTACAGGAGAGTGTGTAGTTACTATAGCACAGAATTAGTTATACTATTTGATAAACTAACTAGAATATTAGTAACCATGCAAGCTGCACTTTAGCCAATATTTGTAGACTACTTTGAATCTTGCAGTTGGCTCCTTTCATAGAATATCATCAAGGTATTTATTAGTTCCTGAGACAATCACACCGACAAATGACAAGACTCTAGTAATCAGTTTAGTCATAGCCTTTGGGGCCACATTCAAAACAAATTTCATGCAGGCTCTGACAAATGATCAACCATTAAATCTTATAGCCTGACACCTCTTCAAGTTTTGACATGTTCATGTAAATGCAATTAAACTTCCTAAAGCCTCGCATaaacacatagaattaccttgTTTACACTACTTTACAACTTTTCTTTATATTCGATTCCTGCCTTTTCAAAATCACTTTTGTCTAATCTAATTCCTGTTACTTTCTCTACCCTTTGAGTCACAGGATACCTTTTCATCTTATCAAACTTAACTTCAGTGTTTGAGTTTACACAGAGACCTCCAACATCACCTATTAGCTGTGGAGCCATCCCATTAATTGTATGTAGCATTTGCTTTGCATTAACCATTTCTCCTTTCTGAAAAGTTTGCTTCTGATActgaatatattaaaaataacagttctaaaatttttcaataaaaaggcTTTTTATATTCTATGATCGCTGTTTTTACCTGAGGATTGCTTATACACTGTGAAGAATACAGGATTAAAAAAGAACTGCACATCTTTTGAAGCTTTGTTAAAATTCTATTTTGTGATACAGACCACAATATCTGCAAAAGTAgagtaatttaaatattttgatattatcTCTGATAGATtttcaaaattcattttaaaaattccAAAATGGCTCGTAACATTGCGCAGAAAAACTGTTTACAGTTTATTCAAAATCACTAAGTGATGTCATATCAGCAATATCCCTATGTGATATTACAGCTAAGCCTATCATAGTTCAGATACAAAACTAGTCAACAGACAGGGCTAATAAATCCAATAGAAACTTACATTATATCTGTATGAAGGTAGAGAGAAAGCTATGTAACACCAATACGCCAAGTATAGCTATATAGCTCAGATTTACCAATAAGAATGATTTTGTTTACTCTAAACACACTTGTTTATACATGATGCATCATGGGTAATTACAATACACCAATGATTATCAAATATTTACTAGAGTGGAGCTTATAGAGCTTCAAAAGGCTGCATATTTGAGTGAAAGCCAGCAGTTTTAGGAGGAAGCTATAAACATTGAACcatatgttattgttatgaGTCAAAACTCAACATTCTTTAAGTTTAGTCTCAACACAACAGCATGCAAGTTCATTTAAGCAGGCAATGTGATTCATTTTCAATAATTTCTGTTTTTCTTAGCATAAAGATTTTGCATTTGCAGAAGAATGAGCATGATATCTTTGCTTGGTATTTGGCTGCAAAAATGTAGATAAGCcattttcagcttttaaaagTAATTAAGTGGTATATTTTGAGcaacaaaatttttatcaaaaaaaatttattgctattttaaatgataaataacttagcgtttgcttttattttttactcAACGTTTTGGAGTTTGCAAACTCATTTCAGAATTTTGGAGGTTTTCAAGAAAACATTTGTTTACTGTTTGGCTTAAATAGCAATGTGCATTTGTACAGTCACTGCAGGGAGACAAAAGATTTACACTTACTACACAAATGTACTGAGTGTAATTTTGTTCAGGTAGCATCGCTAGTACTATTGCTGTCACATTCACCACTTAAGGCCTCTTGAAGTGGCAGAATTGATTGTTGATTGATCACCAAATGAAATTGTCCGTCTACAAAGTTGAATTTCACAAGTTCAAAACCTGTATGAAGTATTCTTTTATTCCAACCTGTAACCTCAGCCTTTGagagacagacaaacagacagatacaatcagacaaacaaacagacacagCCTTTACTAAATGTTAGCCTTCTTTAAGGTTCCAACCAGTTTGTAAGTTATTAAAACTATGCTAATCACATTTTGCCCTACTATCATTATGTTGCCAAGGGAAGCAACTCCAGTCAGTGATGATATGCATCATGGTTTGCAGGAACTTTTTGCCTTTCTATATAATTGCTCACGTGATAAATCTAGTTGGAGATATCTAATGAATAACACCTGTTGTCAGTTGTCAGTAGTCAGGGGCTAGTGGTTTTTTCAGGCTATTAGATAGATATGACTTCGCCGCACACATGATCAGAGAATTTAAATCATCTTTGAAGTCTGTCACATTCCTTCTCTTCACTGACCTATTTTGATGGCACAGCAGTTGCTAGAGGTAGAGAGTAATGAAAGCCTAATAATCTAGCGTTCAACAACAATCCTTATGCACaacaaattttattcaagtgatgTCAAAAAAGACTCGCACTATAACACCAGAGTTCTAGAAACTAATCACCCTTTACCACTATTTCATACTGCTTCAGGTCAAAAAACAATCGAGTACAGATTACGGTCACAATTGAACAGTCTTCCAATGGACTTATGAACCTcgcatttactagttttagagttaatgttaaaagccatttgttaaaccTAGATTAATCAAACCTGCTGTTTGAGCATGTAAATTCCTGTGGGCCcagcgcctcgactagctgcaatGCTATTGAGTATGTGCTCCTCATCATGCCTTAACaagtaggaactaagctttcatttattttgtttagctATATCTTCATTGTGtctaatgttatatttctactaattgataaaataaaacacacacatgTACGCAGGCAcacaaccttaactactcatcTTTAACTCTGCTGCCCCAACCACTTAACGAGTGTATACAATAGGAGAATATGACTAGATATTTCGCTGTTATATTTACTGTTGGGTTGAACGAATCCATCAATTTTCTTATGCCTATTAAGTTTGTGATCGTCATGCCAGTGTgcacacctacatgtatgaaTTGCTGATAAGTAAGTTGGTTTCATGTGACCAGCTGAATGCCTTTCAGGTTATTGCATTTTGCTGTGTACCATCTAACATATATGCTAGCTGTCAGTAACCAAAAACTATTAGTTAAAACTTTAAACATTTAGACAAGTTAGGTTTTGTGGTTGTTTTAGCATTAAagcagtttatttacttgagaTTTTTATTAGCTATTAAACTAGATTTGAAAATGATATTATTCTGTTGCTAACCAATTCTCTTTAGCTCACGATTTATTGCTCGACAATTACTTTGAAGTTAAATCTATTAATGCAACCTCAGAAGTTATGTTTATGACCATTTGGCACATGTGCAGCTTTCATAGAGTGATTGATCAGTGGAACAAGTTGTAACTTTTTCTACATATTTCCTTGCTTAATATATTTCTTGATCTTGGTAATTTATGTTGGGCCGTCAGCGACTAAACCGGCTCTCCTATCCGCGCTCTAGCAAGAATGAAGAGAGTGGCTAGTAACcttgcaaaattaaaaataaaagttgacaAAGGGTAGAGGAGCTCCTCTATGAGTCAATAGCCAGCTAGCTAGAGATGGTGTCTCAATAAAAACGCCCAACAGAAGGCAATGGCAAACCGCTGTTAAACCTGCCAACAAAAGTCATGGCTATAGGAAGGACAAACCATGATCATCAGCATTCTCACAGAACAGGATATTAGAAATAGAATCTGTTTCTGAATCCTTGGTTGAGATACTGATTCGATATACTGAGTTGATTTTCTGTATCAACTGCAGTTTTGTtggattataagatttaaacTTTTGACCTTAAGAATAGAGAATAGTTGTTTTCCTAGCATTTTATTGCTCAATAAATGGTATAAACTGGGCTAGTATCTACATTAGTAAATCCTACTTTGTcatctgtgtctgtctgttagtctgcgtgAACGGAGAACCATAGTTCAGTGGTTAGTACGCTAGCATGTAATCAGTAGGTCAGTGATTCAAATTACAGAAGGACTATTAAAGGTGTCACAAAGGACATTTAGCCACAGTTACTCTTGTTCCAACTCCCATGGAGCCAtaggaaaaatattgcactGCATGGAAATCGAACTGGCATATTGGACTTCAAAACCAGATACTACCATTGTACAACTTAACCCCTTTTCTACATTCAGGAATAACTGTGGTCATGGTCATCAAGCATGACAGTCTCTTATGGCGCCAGGCCACCAGCGAAATAGTCAGATGAATGTATGTGTACATGCATATAGCATCTTTATAACAAACATTGGAATACATGAATGACATGTACAGATACTCCAGTTTTAGCCGAATGTTGCTCAGAACTGGCTATCATCAGCATGAACTGCTCATTCTGCTGCTATATTctttgattttaaaaattaattaagttACAACTAGCAGCAACTACAATCGCTGATGTAGACGCTGCCTGGTTATTTATCTGCTGATGAGCGACTAGAGTTGACATACATACAACTACTGTTGGCTTTAGAGGCTTGTAAGGCATCATAAGCAAGCTTTTAACAAAGAACTAATGCATACCTGAgcaatttataaatatgataagTTATATATTGAAGTAATGTTTTATAGTATTTAAAATACATAGGCGATAATAAAGCTAAAAATTCAGGCAAGCATTTTTCAGAAAGCAGCTAGCAGTTCTGGTTTGTACTACAGTCGTTTTAGAGCCACGACTGAACATAtacaggatatatatatatatatatatatatatatatatatatatatatatatatatatacagtgaaactcggataaatcgccctcggatatatcgaacacatggttaactcgaatggatttgcttggtccgttcccacgcaatgataaatggctttagataactcgaccgaaactccgttaactcgaacagttttttgccaaacggctaccgagacggttgttactatcgctttagaatatcactttattccaagccatagagataaaactcgacttttagtagttcttaggcctcattattaccaacatcggcaaatattttcattaacgacttttctaaaggtttgcaaaaatcaaattttaccaaacacccgcctagcgataagccctccgaaagcaagaaaagcgaagtaaaatttggataactttaaagtaatatcggcaaattgataatgggtttttaatagtaaagcagttttgtaatagctgacttactgcaaaatttatcttggttaaaatgctcggtagaaatatatgtatgcattttttctgagcgttttaaccgcgatcaagttttgccaattttaatctgagaacgtcttggctgtcacatcacctaaagcaacaaacaaatctcaagcaatagaaaaatatctatactttctgattaaaaatatttaaagcttcacacgagagaccctttaatttgcaacaagcaatctttgcttttgattgatatatagtttgtatatgtacatgtatctactgataaatacgtgcacttatgactgtcctgataacttgaatgctctaataaatcgaacacttttgctcggtcccttgaagttcgagttatccgtgtttcactgtatatatatatatatatatatatatatatatatatatatatatatatatataatgtataaattttCATTCTGTGTATCAACTGCAGTTGTGTTTGGTTAAAAGATTTGAACTTTTGACCCTAAGAATGGAGAATAGTTATTTTCCTATAGAATTTTATTGTTCGATAAATGGTAAAAACTTGACTAGTATCTCCAATAATAAATCCTACTCTGtcgctgtgtctgtctgttagtctgcatgaACGGAGAACTACAGTTCAGTGGTTAGTGCGCTGGCATataatcagtaggtcagtggttcaaatCACAGAAGGACCAATAGTGGTGTTACAATTACTCTTGTTCCAAATCCCATGCGCAGATGGCCACAGTATATTTAGTTCCAAGATTAATCTGGATGACAATAAAGTGCCATACATGCAGCAGAGAAGGAATaaattttgataataaaattgaataaaaataaataaaatatttatcgaCTGATTTCATTTAAACTTCACCCCCATCTGCTCCTTGCCTTTAGCCAAGAGAAAAGAATTATTTGGCCTCAAACTCTATCTGGTTCTTGAGAACCATCctattaaacataaaaaaacgtATAACGTATAAACGAATAAAAAATcctataaaagaaaaaaaattcctGGCATTGGtggttatagctattaactgaGAAGAAAACTTTTACAAGAGCTCAAGATTACAAGACGCATGATGAGTACCAGTCAGAGTGACTAAGTCATCCATGACAATCAGTTAGTTTGTAGCTATACTAGTAGTGATAATACTTGCATTGCTTTATGGTGGCGGTAGTTCCAGTGAAGATCATGGCTGCTCTCTCGCAAGTTGTTAGTAGTCAATTTTAGTTTGTCAATGAAAACACTccataaattttctaaacagcaacATCACCAAAGACAGGCTTGATGAATAAATGTCAAACTCATCGCAGAGCCACTATTTTTTGCGTAATGGAAAACTAAACATGagctcaatttttttattttcaaatttatttgtttacaaatttggGGTTTTAAAACTCACTTCTGAATGTTGGAGGTTTTCAAGAGcattattttcaaatatttggcATAAATAACAATGTATATTCATACAGTCACTCCAGTGATACAAAAATCTTACTCTCAGTACCTATCTGGCTCACAGTATCCATACCTATCATTGCCAAATTCATCTAACTCAGGGTTCGCATAGTATTTCCAATGGCGATTATTACCGCCGGTTTATACCGACTTTTACCGCCTCAggaaaaactcattttttgtccaaaaagtgggaaaaactaaaaaacctcTCTTTTGACAAGTTGGCTAATGTTTAAGCAAAGAATAACAATACACTTATACCATTAGCTGTTATAGAGCTTCTTTATGGCTCTTTAACAGTACACAAGCTAAAAAAGCGCATAACCTTTATAATTGGTTTATTTACTGAATACTGAATGAAAAGACCAGATCACaagataatatttgtttatttatatatattaaatagtaatattgaataaaaagcaaaattgaTATGTGTGAAACATGAAAGTAAGCATAATCCAACATTTAGAAATCAATTAAAAAACGAAAACACATGAAGATAATGTCAAGTAATCGAGACCGGTGAACTGAACAAACGGATCAGAGTATTGAGAATTGACTGTCTAAGAAAAGTTAATCCTCGTATCCAGCTGAATCATACCctaaagaaattgtttttaggttttggtaTCAAGCTACCAGTTTGGACGTTTTTTCCACTCCAAGCCTGTTGCACAGCTTGGTCTGCACTAAGAAAAAAGTGCTAAACAATACATGTCAAAACATTTCTATTATTGGACTGTGAAAGGCTCATCGCTATTTAGCGTTGGCACATATCTTGGGTGtggtttttttctaatttttcccactttaaacactattttattgctattgctattaaataatataaatatcgAGTCACAAATAATTGTATAGTCCTATGTTCTatttttatactgtaaaacttcattttttagcaaaatatttggataAAAAATTCTGGGGTTATAATATTTCCCAGTTGTTTTCGGTTTTTACCAGTTGTTCccggtttttaccagttttccccggtttttaccagtttttcctACTGTCCTGGGAAAATAGTTTTTCCCAGAAAAAATGCCAACCCTGTATCCAACGAGACCTTGAACTTCTATTTGCTATAGAAAGAGCAATACATTTTCTTAGCTAGGTTAAATACTAAAAACTGTTTAACCTTTTAGCTTAAACAAATCATTAAATCTAGCATTTGGGTTCATGaagattgaaaaatagaccgcaaAGCCAACCACTAATGCAGATATTTAGTACATTGTTATGGCAATGAGCAGAAGGAATAGATTAGCGAGGGAAAATAGTTAGTTCCCCTCTCTCCTTATCATTCAGCAAAATGGAGCTTCAGAAGTTCTGTTTTCTTGTTTCTCTTTCACTCATTGTAATTGTGAAACCTGTGTCATTACTGGAGCAGCAAACTATTGAACTGGTAGGTTAAAGTTACTCTGACTAACTAGTTAGAGTGTGAAATTTAGTTGTTTTGTAAGTGATTTGACTGTGGATGTTCCTATTTATTTCTCAAGTTCCAACAACCTTTATAGGGTCACTCAAGTGTAATTTCAAATGATTTTTTctgaaagtataaatattttttatcattcgaGGTTTCGTTTATTGTTTAAGCGTTCTAACGTAAcggtcaggatgtttcaagattaacatcCACAAATCTCTATCGCAGTTAAAACAGTCAGAAGAAAAATTATTCCACAAATCGTGTCATTAGCTACACTCTCTGTTTTTCCTTTTCATTATGACATGACACCAAATATTGAGTTAGAGTTGCCGCAGGGTGTGTCTCTATTGACATGTATTTATTCTGTATTTGCTCGTTACTGTTGAGATATAACTTTGAATATAGCCTCAAAGACATTTCCataaatgtttcaaatgatttaaagatcAACAGGTTAAAAATTGTCCTATTGTTCTCATTTACACGCTGTGTAAGCGCATGAGAGCCTGCTACTTATGAGGTCATATATTTATtgattatctacatgtatataatctcagtgtttgtttgttgttCGTGTGTCCGGTTATAGCGGTAAAATTATAGTAACGAAAAATCCACTGCGCACCGGAGTTGAACTTGCAACcttcagttctgcagacaggcgtgcTTTTCATGACACTACGTGTCCTAACGGAATAGTTTTACacatcatacttattacacctgccaacaTCTAATGTCAACTGGTTAAAATAGCACCCTTCACACTTCAGCTAGCACACTTCaagatcatgattgtgtgagagaGTATGATGCAATTGTTTTTCCTAATGCTGGGTTTAGGGGGACCGACAAGGCCCTtattttatagtaaagatttagactagcttaactaactcaaattcattgataaagaaacttagccaattaataataaatattctaccctaggacacttatgtattcgcggcatctaactttcgcgttttcgcggcaacagcctctcgcgaaaatttcatgagcgaaactaaactatcataacgaacgagtgaaaacgcgaaattaaatggctttcatcattgatatccacaataaaatcgtcatattagaaatgcaggcaattttcgtgagtggttggctcattgggcaagttttgctaaactcattatagctaatacaccgactgagcagcttggcaaaacaaattaagataataattttttttggaaaagcctagacaaatgaagaagatgatgatattagtttagccatcgaatttgtaactgatgaggatgacggtctggtagggaaagtcataaaattgaataataattattgtggtgatgaattttattaccaaccaaaagcaataacaacgcCATGGCCACTgcggcaccgcgtgctataaatacttgaattctaatattggtacaacatcagtcactgcggcagggaacttgacgtcattgatagtccaggagacaaactgcagcaagcgatcaaattgcattattgatctcgcctacaaattactacctgcggttcacaaatacaaactaccgtacttttcggacgattagccgctacttttttctgatgatttgagccatgcgtcttataggtaggcctacaaggaTGCGGttaatcactgtggcttattctgtggctttttctttcactgctagggcgcactaacgggaatctccaattagtgcacttctagctgtgaaagaaaatacgaaacaatgcctcacaatactgtcccgttaggcactaagttaaaaaacGTCGGATAATACAAAactgccgttctgcactgttccgttttaaatggcaaagttgctacctcgttaaaaagcacagtccttagttctgcggcctatagtaaggtgcggcttatgtattgttttattattgattttttttggaaaataaagcacatgcagcttatatagaggtgtggtttatagtccaaacagtacggtagtcccaaattgaaaaatatttcgtaccagtgaactggacctgaggaatctctTGTTTGacccactgcatttattttcgcatcactatattttcgcactcatcagagctgcgaaattaagttccagcgaaattttactttgtatgctattcacgaaactaaatactagcgaaatataagtgtcctagggtatgcaaaaaactttttttattacctgcaCAATGCTGGCATTTATTTGGTGAACAATATCCATGACTATTGATGTGATATTTGGAGAAGCCTGTGTATGACTCCTTCCTTTTAAGTGTTTCAATTGCATTCAATTGTTGTCTAtttcaatcttaaaacatcattgcaacaaaatcccaaaataacagaaaacaACTCAGTGCATAGACTATcacataaattaataaattgctGCAAAATTTGCAAATCCGAGCGCTAAAAGAATCTGAATATCATtttagaatatatatttgttgatAAAAGATTATACTTCCTAGCTAAACCATGCAGATACCTAAACCTCTGTTGACCGAGTTCCAGTAGAAAAGAAGTATATTTGATCaatgcaaaaatattgtttatcttACTGTTCTAGTTGCACTGAGCTCTACAGCTAGACAATCGGAGTTAGTTCAAGAGACTTCGACTTTTTTGCTCAGGTAATCTGTGTTGACAGGTAGAAGAAAGCAGACATAAGAGGCAGACATCTGGTATTGCAGACTGCGGGGGCAACTATTCGGCCCCAACTGGTTACTTCCATACCCCAGGGTTCCCGGTCTACTATTTTGAAAACACAACATGCAGGTGGAACATCAAAGTCTCCCTTCCATATGTCCGCATCAAGCTAGAATTTGTTCCTATTGTTAGCCTAAACAGTTCTCCTCTTTCTAATGGAACCATATTATGCTCCGATCGTATCAGGGTGAGTGTATACTTTTATACCTTCGGAAAGTGTATGTAGACATTGAGAATGTGTTAGCCAATAGCTCACAGCTGATGGCTGACCACTGACCGGTACGGCTAACAGCTAATAGCTAATCGCAAATGCcaatcaacaaataaaaaacagttaATAACTGATAGCTAATTGCGAATTGGTTATTGCTAATTGACAATTGCTAGTTGCTGGTGCCTAATGCATAGCCAATTCTTAATATATAGTAACTAGTAAAATGTAGTTGGTAATGGCTAAATGCTAATTGCTAATAAGTAATTGCATTTGCTAACAGCCAATAGGTAACTATCGATAGCTAAAAACCAGTGATAACTAACCGCTAATAGTTAAATGTTAATTTCTAATAGCTAACAGCTAATACATTAATTATAATACAGCTAATAAGCTAATACAGCTAATTATTAATTGCCAAATGCTAATTGCTAATTGCTAACAGGTAAGCACCAGTAGCAATTTTTGTGAATGCATACACTCCCAAGCTACTCATTTTCAAAAATCTGTCTATATTATCTacacatttttaaaactatttgagATAATGAATTGTTTCATAGGTCTACAAAGAAGGTTCTATAGAAGGTCCTTATGAAGTCATTTGTGGGCATGGCACAACACCTCCTCAGTATTCTACAGGGAGTAGCATGATAGTGGCCTTCATCAGTGATGCATTCAGAAGTGAGCACAGAGGCTTTATGGCTGTGTACACAGGTGAGACATTTATTTGGTCATACAGTAAAATTGTCACTAAAACACCTTTGAGTATGTTCATAAAAAAGATTGCCAAGTTTTTCTCAATATGTTGCTATTTGGGCATTACTGTTTTGTATGAGAAATGTTCCAAGTTTGAACAACGTGTAACGGTCTAATTGAGATATtattcaaaagaaaattattttaagcAGATGAGATATCCtgcaaagtttgtttaaatataTTCAGAGCTAGTAAATTATGGATAAAGACACCAGAGTTGCTCAATTAAGATTGTGTGACCAATTTATTGATTGATTTATTGATTGTGTGATTGATTTATTAAGTGTGTGATTGATTTATTGATAGATAGAATAAAAACTACTACatgattttattactttattggcaatagttTCATTTCATACAGAAACTGTTTACAAATTATGCTATAACAACAATCATAAAAAAGATCGATATAGCACATAAACATTACTGGTTTGATTATAACCTTTTCATAGATGAAAAAGTTATCA
The sequence above is drawn from the Watersipora subatra chromosome 5, tzWatSuba1.1, whole genome shotgun sequence genome and encodes:
- the LOC137396811 gene encoding membrane frizzled-related protein-like; its protein translation is MELQKFCFLVSLSLIVIVKPVSLLEQQTIELVEESRHKRQTSGIADCGGNYSAPTGYFHTPGFPVYYFENTTCRWNIKVSLPYVRIKLEFVPIVSLNSSPLSNGTILCSDRIRVYKEGSIEGPYEVICGHGTTPPQYSTGSSMIVAFISDAFRSEHRGFMAVYTGLKEDNATECIDLEKM